The following DNA comes from Syngnathoides biaculeatus isolate LvHL_M chromosome 18, ASM1980259v1, whole genome shotgun sequence.
CTTTATTTAGAACATTTTGCTCAATGATGTTGTAGTGCATCTGTGTGGCCATCTCTCTTGGCAGCGGAGGAGGGTTTGGAGGCTGATTCCAGCAGGGCACGTCAATTGACTCCAAGGTATGAGCCTTGTTTTTAATACTGGCCTGGATAAGCTGGGTGGTAGCATATGGGATTGGCTCATATGCATCTGATGAATCTCCTCCTGGACTTGCATAGCACAAGTTGGAATTGTTGAACTTTTTGATCTCATTGAGCTTCTCGCCGAGATTCACGTCGGTATAAATAGCTGTCTCCGAGCCATGTTTGTTATCTGGGTGCTTTCCGTAGTTAGCGATGCAATCGGCTGAAGAGAACAAATAACAgcagtattaaaataaaaatgaaaaggccaAGTAACGAGCTGTTTTGATGGTATGTCAGAGACGTGACGTGCACTAACCTGGTCGGCTGTATGTTGTCATGTTACTGTCACTGGTGCCGTTGGCATTATTGCAGCAGTTGATGCCGCACTCCTTTTGATTGGCACATGAATTTGGCCAATTGTCTGGCATCCAGAGCGGGTTCATGGGTTCAGCCATGCCGAGAAAGCCAGGTCTGCAACAAGGAGAGGGCCATCACTCAAAACCTGCTCTACTCACAGATCAAATGAGAGCACACAACGCTCAACATTTACAACAGGTAGACAACGCCTCCCAGTGTTTCTACAATGCAGCTGCAATTCCATTGCAAAAGAACCAAAATACCACTTGCCTGCCAGCGCTGCACACAGATTCTCCTCTTTGATATGCAACTGCAAAATAAGGcagaaaacattcatttttgatGAGCTGTCACAAACAGGAAGTGCCGGGGGCAAAGAACAAAACTGACAGACGGCAAAAGTCGAAAGTTTATACCAACTTGAGTTAGGGTATAACGTCTGACTAGGTTGCCTCAATCGTCGTGGAGGCAGCAGACATgctttcaatgttttattttaatgccaCAATTGAATCTGAAGAACATTTGTGCCTTACATCTATTTTTGATAACTTATTATAATTAGACATTGCATCGATAAAAGCAGAAAGACAAACATGGAAACTTTTTAAGTGTGGACAATTTCAGGACACTTGTTTCTTTCAACGTAAAGTAAAAAATCCTAAATGGAGAAAGGAAAGCCCAATCCTCCAAACCTTTTGGATGAACTAAATCAAAGATTTTGGGTCAGGCCCTCTCTCACTTCCTACATCAGTGACCTCTGACCACACAAAAGCATTTTGAAAGTCTTCTCAGAAGATTGGGAGTTGTTGGAGCAGCAAATGAGAGACGAGAGCAAACACAAATTTTGACTTCTTGAAATTTAAGTCTCAATACTTTTGGCCAGAGTCTATTATAGTCCTATATATGTAATTGTCTTGAACAACAAAGATCCACACAAGCGAGGTAACTAAATTGTACTTACCTGTTGGTGTAAATGTGAAAGACGGCACTGTATGGACACATAAAAAGAGTTTTAGTTCATGCAATTCTATGGCAAACAAGAGCAACAGCTACTCATCTATGCCGTGCTGCGTGCCCACCATCAATATGATGGGTCATCGAAGATTTTAAAAGCATCCTATAAATTGTCAGTATCTGTCATAAACATGTGAAAAGGTTAAACGGAGGCGTGATGGATAAGGGAAATTTAACAGGGATCTTGAAGCAAAGGTAACGACAGCTTGACAAGCTTGTGTGTCCAAACACAGCTGTGAGAAAATGACATGTTAAAGCATCTAAAGGTCAGCCTTTAAATGTCTGCGTTATATGTGCGCAGCCAGTTGTAATTGTGTCTGAAGTCTTTGTGCCTAAAGAATCGTTTGAAAGCGGCATTCACTccactttgacaaaaaaaaagaaaaaatatcatTAATGTAAGTAGATAAAATGTGGGTACTTATATTTACACTATACACCAGTCATTCCCcatgtacatggaaaaagacgacacgctgttgccgaccccgaacgggacaagccgaaaggaaaagaagacacgAGTCATTCCCCAAGGTTAAATAATTGGAAAATATAGTTATAGTATTACGCCAAACGATGTAAAAAAGAGGAGATCACAGACCCTTGCGGATGCCGGTGTACGTGCTGCTGAGGCCACTTCGCTTCTTACGGTGACGATACAGCCACACGCTGAAAATCATAAGGACCAACCAGCAGGTGGCGCCAATGCCTGCGATAAATGCCGGCTGCTTCACCACGTCGGAAATGTGCGAGAGGGCGTCCTTTGCCCCGCTGAGATCCATCATCTGACCAGCAGAGTCTAGGAAGCATCATACAGTCCACATTGGGCAACATCCACAGACATTTCAGAGTAAGATCGTGTCATTCCCCGTCAATGGCAAGTAAGCTGACTGAATTGATGATGCTTGAAATATGAATTCTCATTTTGTTGATTATGGAGTTTAGCATTGTAAAATGTGCCTGCATGGTACTCAGTGACGCATTGGGGCCGGATAGGGAGTGAAGACCACCCAGATTCACGCACCCACCGAACTCAAAAAGTGAATCAATATGAGCttgctcacaattctgaggttacCCCGGCTttaatgaagactctaaattgtccactgGTGTCCATGTGAACATGAACACTCATTTGCGTGCGCCCTAAGACTGCCTGTCAACCAATACCCAAAAATGAGCTGGGATGTTATGGCAAGACATTTGACACTAGTATGCTTCCCACTGTGTGGAAATAGTTTCAGAAGGCCCTTTCATTTTTCAGCATTGAGTAGACAAAACAAGCTCCCTAAAAACCTCTGACATTCGAATAGatgaagaaattaaaaatacaaatctgatGCATAGGGACGACCACCTCAAAATCGGACCATGTTCTGTAGGAGTGATAGTGCTGCAAATGCTTTTatgcatactgtaatttctcatgtatgatgtgcaaagttttccaaaaatattttcaaaaagtcaagacagcgcattatatttaggtatagattaaaattaaaaagaaaagtacattgtatagttgtaaatgcagtttgccattttacgattgttagcgtagcatatttgttgctactccgccaaacatcagaaacggctGCCCGTGAGTtagttttaacttaaactaagatataaaatgtcgactacaagggtTAGTTATGCAGCCTCCTGAGGATGTGAGCAACCCCTGAAGGAGCGCGACTgttcaaaacaacgagagctcaaacaaTGTCGAAACGGAAtgagcacatttaaaaaaaaacagagggcacacacaattaaaatactcactttttttaatctgcccATTACACTCGTATCTCCGTAGATTGAGCTCTCGTTGgtttgatagcgacctgacgccGTAGAAGAGCTGCTGCAGATTGTAGCCAAATGGAGAGCAAGAGGCTGCACCGTAAGTGCTGTGACGCTTCGGCCACAAAGCGCTAAcagtaatgaggaataaagggaaccaaaactcttgggattcacaaagtatttcctcacaaacaccatggatggcaCTGAAGATGCCTTGCTGGGATCACTGCTCATGAtggaatgcaggaggcaccagaactggaccaagtcatcaatgatgttTTCCACAGCGATGCAGCAAAGGTAGCTActgtggatctttttcagattggagatgagtcagatgcttcttttgaagccAACCTCAGCCCCAACATCAGGACCCGTTTTATTCTGGGTACTCGTTCTTCACTTGAAGATAAACAGTGCTAAATTATTCaaaactgtaatatgtgttatcaacaataTTGATATCCCATGATTGAGAATATATTTTAGTTACAGTAGTTGAGGAATTCTgatctgacaattacagggaccaggacaagcgtgtcttGCAGCCTTTCCAAGATGTATACTGTATTACGGCCACATATTATTCATGATTGTGATACAGACAattctttgaaaaacaatacaagtacaaacaataaaagtacaaagaagtccagatcattcctaatattttgagcatacagatagcagcaaattggccATGCGCATTGTAATCGgttgaagggttttcctgatttttaggtcaagtttgggggtgcgcattattcTTAGGACGCATTAAACATGAGAAATTACCGATATAGTGTCTAATCACAGTTTGTCTGTAGGACAAACTTAGGATAGAAAATTAGGACCCTTACCAAACTGAAAGAACACTGTTTTGCTCTTGACCCCAGGTCCGGCACCATTGCTTGCCGCGACCTCTACACCGTAGCGAATCCTCGGCGTCAGACCGGCAACAAGCAGCGAGAAGGTGTAGCCGTCGACTGACTGGTTGATGTGGTAGCGACTCTCATTACCCAGACACCAGATCTGTCAGGGGGAGAAGGTGAGGAAAAGACGATGACAGCGATTGCCTTAGGGACGCGTCCGACAGCACCGAGTGGCATCAGTGGGACCTCAAAGCCAGAGTTTAGACTTGAAATGGAATGTAAGTGTGACACCGGGGAGCGAAAGGCTGGGTATCCTTTTCATACCTTGTAATCCTGAATGACTCCTGCCTCCTCCGGGACTGGAGGCGGTTTCCACGATATGAGGACTGCAGTGCCATTGGTATCAACTTTTGTGATTGTAACGTCCCGGGGAGCTTGTTTTGGTGCTGCAGCCATGGGACAGATAGAGATACAGTATGTAAACATACATTATTCAAATAAATGCCATTCACGGTTCAAGATAAtacacattttatcctcacataTTCCCAAATTAAAGGCGCCACttcaaaatcatcatcatatttgCTAAGGTAGAAATGTTTATGCACCGTTTGAGTTAATACCAAAAGTTGCAAGTtcacctaatgaagtgtctctGTATACAGAGCAAGTTCTAATTGTGTCGTAGGTATCCAGTCCACAAATAAAAGATCGATCCGCTACGATAACAAGACAGCTAAGGGGAGAGACCTTCGCTACAGAATGAGAAAACGCACCTTCTTCCAACGTTCTGATCACCTTCACTTCACTGTCGGCTCCCTGGAACTCGTCAAAAAAGGGACGCACTTTGAACTCATAAATGGCACCTCTCCTGAGCTGACCGATCACCACTCCGTCCTTATGTGGAGCGCGTACGTCCAGCGCACTCCACTGACCCTCAGGTTGTCCGTGTTCAGCCGAGGGCCTGTACAACAACTTGTAGCCTTGGATGTACAGCGAGTGCTTTTCAACCTGGtgcagagaaagaaaaaagaaaaaagtccgTCAATTCTATTTCACAGCGAACAGACTGCAAATAATACACCTATCAATCCAAATTAATTAAAAGGATCTATGAAagggcaattatttttttaatgaacctcATGTATTGGATCTCCCGAGACTGTCAAGGTAAGGCCCAAACACTATTCATTTGTTGCTTTTAAGGAGAGTAAAATATGGACAAGCACACGCACAGATGAATTTGCAAGTCTAATTAATTCTCGTTTCTGGCAatagagctttgtgggtttgtGTTGAACTcacctttttgtattttgctgaAAGAATAGTCTACTCAAATGAACAGGAGTAAAATACAGAAAGCAATCACTATTTGGTCAGGAACAGGCCTTGAAAATTTTGAGACAGCTCAACAGTTTCTCAAGGATGGCTTAAAATAAGGAATAACCTTACAAAGAATGCCTTTgagtatatttatatttacatagtgACCAAtagtgtttttaaatgaaatactgTGTTATACTATAAACCATAGAGACAGACATGTATGGTGATAGAAAATTGGGATGTTGACTGAAGAATTTCAAGATAAATATAAATGATCCTGAATTATTCACAAAATTAATATTCGTCACCattgttgctttttcttttggccgTCACATATTTTCCTCATTGCTTCATTCATGTGTCGTTGAACTGCAAGATGCCTTTCATTGATTCGATTTACTACTTATTACCTGATGTTCTTTTTAGCTGTCTTTGCAACAGAAAGGTTTTTCTTATTCTGcccagtgatgttttttttcctctctcctattcgatttttgtcattttggagaAGCTAATTCACACTGAATGACGCTCAAAAATGAGGACCTGATCAAAAAGTAACCCTAGCAACGGAAGACAACACTGAACACATTGTAGGTCAAAGAATAGCCAAAGAAGCTTTCTTTGCTACCCTTCTGTACATCTTCATTCTCAAACAGTGTGAAAATACGTCAGTTCAACTCACCATCCAGTTAAGACGGACCGCGGAGGGCGACACAACCGTGGGTGTGTTTAGGTGGATCACCACATCGCCCAACTCCCTTTGGATGTGATGAGGATCTGTTCCCTCAGCTGTAAAACTGATGTCTTTTGGTACAAATGAGACAAAACACTGGAGTTATGTTCAGATGTGAACTCAAATTGTAGAGTCTGAAAATGGAAGCGGAATGGTCAAACTGGCTGAATTTTATATCAGTTCCAAATCGTATACTTGAAGGTCCTCAATACTCATTTTCTGCTCATGTTAATATAATAGAAATTAAATTTACTGAGACATTGAGTAAAATGTTACAAGAGCTCTGTGTACCAAATTAATATGTGGCAATCGGTTCGCCCCTCACATTCCTTGGGAGAGGCTTGAAATAAGTAAATATTGATCCAACTGACCGAGTGTTCGGATGGAATCTGAGATGGGGCTCGGGTCACTGAGGCCATAAGCGTTGACTGCCCTGATCAGAAAAAGGTAAACGGTGCCCGGCTTCAGGTTCCCCACAACAAAGGTCTGCATCTTCACATGTTCGGCCAGGGTCACCCATCTGCTGCCTAAATTATAACTATAGAAGAAGTGGTAAGGACAAATTGtatagcataaaaaaaacatgtttatagTGTATGGAGAATGCAAGGACCTAGCCAACATGGGGCATAATCTACACATCTCACCTGAATGCCTCTATGAGATATGAGGTGGGTGTTGCCCCCCCACTGGGGCTGGTTTTCCATGAGAGAGTGACCGAAGTGGGGCTAACGTCAGTTATTTCGGGTTTAGTTGGAGCCCCGGGTAACAGGTCGGGGCCTGAAGGTCGGCTGGTCTGGACCACGACCCCCAACTCTGACGAACACAAAATGCAGAAAACCTCATTAAAAATtgagtttttcatttaaatgcaTTTGATTGCCCAGAACATcacaccccccccacacccccccaaaatttATTGTTTTCTCACGTGTCCAAATGAAATCCTCCCAGAACCGTTATGGCTTTTTCATTCTTTAACGAAAGGGTACCAGCTGTTTTAGATATGTCTGTGTATAGATAAATTCCCCAACTAAATGGTAACTAAAACGGCCCTTATGCAACCTTTCCATACCCTCCACTTGTAGATGTGCTGACCAGGAGGCCTCTCCATTGGGATTGGAAGCCACACAAGTATAGAAGCCTGTATCTCCGAGCTGTGTAAATACAAtagtcaccaaaaaaaatatcGGTTATCTCGGCTAAGTCAGCATATGATACGCAACTCGATGCCTTGCCTTCGTGTAGCGAATCTCAAGGGAGCCGCTTTCTGCTATGGACAAGCGTGTGTCCGCTGGTGACAACGCCGCACCATCTTTCTTCCAGTGGACCGAAGGAGGTGGCACGCCGGCCGTATGGCAACTCAACACCACGGTGCTGTCCACGGGAACAGTCTGATTGACCGGGCCCTGTCTAATTACAGGGGGAGGCGGTTCTGAGCcggctaggaaaaaaaaataattaagaaaAGCAAGCAAGGACATGAATGCTTATTCAAAGAATTCTGCACATTTAatagtgaggaaaggttttccaCTTTTTCCACACAACAGCCACTCTTAATAGCCATTGTTGACACAACAAAAGGCACTCAATTAGTTGATGCTAGTTAATTCATTTTGAAgaacaatattttaatattaatattttattttgttgcaacgcgatacacacgcacacactgaagGACAATCAAATTTTGAACTTGAACACCTCAATTTTGTTGAACTGTGTGTTGTGTATACCCCTTGTGGgtatctttttgtttgtttgtttgtttttacaacaGCCTCAAGAATATCGGTGCTGATGACAATCAGTGACGTATTTGGGGCACTTTGCTCCTCTCCGACTATTCCATCGATCACCTCCGTTCGCGACGAgatcttgtgtgtttttagttCCGAGTGATTCTGGGGCAGGTGAGTTCactgttttctgttttaatgtTTACCTGCTTACAGTAAGTTAcgtttgagggtttttttttcctccagtttGTGTAGTTTCGGcttgcatttttgtattttgattaGTTATAagaccatccatctattttaggTTATATCATTGAATATTTATCTAGATTACAccaattttttgtctttttttttgtcctacctttttttgatttttccatcTAGGTTTGTATTGGCGGTCATCTTGCTCGTTGATTTAATAAACTGCTTTTGTGCCAGAGTTGAGGTCCACTTGAACACTTGAAATCGGAATAATATTCcttttttctcttaaaaaagtaaccacttaaaaaaatatgtattgattACATCAAATGGCTGAATTTTTAGACATAAAAGATGAAAGTCTTTGGATAATAGTTGTAAAACAGGGAAATGCCAATAAAATTAGAATCCAATGTATGctgagagtttaaaaaaaaagagatatgaaaaatatttagaGGAAGCAAAAGAACAATAGAGAGATCTGCAACTcgtggaggaaaaaataaatcaacttaTCCCCTCCAGCAGAGCAACTAATCATTCATTCGACAGTGGGTAGTGATAGTGGAGGCTTCAAGCGCGTTACAAAGATAACGCAGTCCTCTTCACTCCCTGTCTTACATTTTAAAGCCCGGCACAATAGGACAGGGGTTCTAAATAAATAAGACTAACCAAAATAAGTTGATGGAAACATGCCTTCAAAATTGCCAGAGGTAATATCGACCGGTTATTTCCATACAAATGTGGCCATCCAAATCAGGATGAAAGATATCTAGCGGGATGGAGAGACAGTAAAGTCCTAATAGATCACAGCAAAATGGGGtgggaatttatttatttattttttttttttattcccattaCCTCTACTAGCTTTCACGGTGTAGAtgcctcattttctttttaaaaccacTGCATCAGTGCTATGAGGAGTGAAAGATGCATTCTATCTCCAAAGTAGCAGTAAATATCAAGAAAACCCCGAGGCAGTCTCTctcattaatttaaaatatatacaaacgTAGAGAGTCATGCACACGTGAGCACATGGGTCATTTAATTGGGAGCCTGTAGATATTGCTGGTGGTGTGTAATCACTTGGGCAATAcatttaaattgctttttttccccccttagctctctcaaagatttttttcttgtatggaATTATGTGTCGTAGCAATAGTAGTACTATTAGGAGTAGTACGGCATTGCAGTAATttaataaatttgaaatatcAACACATCTTTCCAGAGAAATGTAAATTAGATCAGGATGTACTTTGGTGTGTTGCGTCATCTTAATCATTAAAATGAGGCACTTTTGGCTTAATTCAAAACTGTAATCACTTCGGGACAATGTGTAGGTAGCAGTAAATGTCAGGTGACAAATGTTTAAGCTTTGCAGTTTGACCTTGGCAAAGATTATTATCCTAATTTCAAAGAGACTATTTCTTTGTATCCTTTTTTCAAATGTCgttttattttaaactattttagCGGTAGTAAGTCATAGTGGTATTTACGGGGGGTCGCAAATATGCGGCTGTCTATTGAAATGTAAGTCATAAAGTGTCACGCCCATAAAGAGAGGCGTACTGACTGTTTTGACGGTAAGACCACTTTTGATCCTTACATAGAGAATGCATTCAACAGTAAGAAGTGCAGCAGCAGGGCGGATTGCTATGGTGAAAAACCATGAAAACTGGAGAGCTCGTGACTATGACATCATCTTTCCTCActcacagtcagtaacctccaaCAATGCTTTGGTAATAACGCTGCCGGCGATGCTGAGAGCCTGGCAGCTGTACAAGCCGCCATCGGAACGTTGAACATCGGTGATGGTCAAACTGCCCAGCTGGGAGACAGACACTCGGCTGAAGGGCTGGGGTGCTGAGAACAAGAGACTCTGCACGGAGAGTTAGAATACACGCATGAGACGTATTTATGTTGGTCGACAGAAAAGGTGAAGGTCATTCTCACCTCACTGCCCTCCCTCTGCCAGAAGATAGCAGGCTGCGGGTTGCCAGTGGCCTCACACTGGAAAGTGACGGTCCTGCCGATTGGTGCCACCTGGTTCCTGGGCCGTAAGACAAATGCAGGCGGCACTGCAGATAAGGAAGCGTCACAATTACAACAAACAGCTCAAAACATACAGTGTTCACAAAACTTACACATGCTCAAACATCAAAACAGTAATTATctaccttttttgggggggcagagCTAAACCACAACATACGGTATATAAGGATGACAGACAGCTGCTGGCTGATGGCGGGTGAGAGATGGATGACAA
Coding sequences within:
- the LOC133491942 gene encoding roundabout homolog 1-like isoform X3; this translates as MLVLRDDFRQNPVDVMVAVGEPAVLECQPPRGHPEPTISWRKNGLNLDDREERITIRSGKLMITNSRKSDAGKYICVGTNMVGERESEIAELTVLERPTFLKRPSSAVVLADGSAEFHCAVQGDPVPTVRWRKEDSELPKGRYEILEDHTLIVRQVTSSDEGSYTCVVENMVGKSETSATLTVHVPPAFVLRPRNQVAPIGRTVTFQCEATGNPQPAIFWQREGSESLLFSAPQPFSRVSVSQLGSLTITDVQRSDGGLYSCQALSIAGSVITKALLEVTDSGSEPPPPVIRQGPVNQTVPVDSTVVLSCHTAGVPPPSVHWKKDGAALSPADTRLSIAESGSLEIRYTKLGDTGFYTCVASNPNGEASWSAHLQVEELGVVVQTSRPSGPDLLPGAPTKPEITDVSPTSVTLSWKTSPSGGATPTSYLIEAFSYNLGSRWVTLAEHVKMQTFVVGNLKPGTVYLFLIRAVNAYGLSDPSPISDSIRTLDISFTAEGTDPHHIQRELGDVVIHLNTPTVVSPSAVRLNWMVEKHSLYIQGYKLLYRPSAEHGQPEGQWSALDVRAPHKDGVVIGQLRRGAIYEFKVRPFFDEFQGADSEVKVIRTLEEAPKQAPRDVTITKVDTNGTAVLISWKPPPVPEEAGVIQDYKIWCLGNESRYHINQSVDGYTFSLLVAGLTPRIRYGVEVAASNGAGPGVKSKTVFFQFDSAGQMMDLSGAKDALSHISDVVKQPAFIAGIGATCWLVLMIFSVWLYRHRKKRSGLSSTYTGIRKVPSFTFTPTVAYQRGESVCSAGRPGFLGMAEPMNPLWMPDNWPNSCANQKECGINCCNNANGTSDSNMTTYSRPADCIANYGKHPDNKHGSETAIYTDVNLGEKLNEIKKFNNSNLCYASPGGDSSDAYEPIPYATTQLIQASIKNKAHTLESIDVPCWNQPPNPPPLPREMATQMHYNIIEQNVLNKDHPQVNEGLVHHKTIARNHSQDHSMGGSHYSSDRGSNSTSGSQNQKKGPRGMKTPKHTAVSWGDALSPPHAIAWNGDEYSLPMEKSFDAERRTDGCPTPPIRGAESSSSDVSYSHQSTTHPQGITMSNGLQDGTKHPSSTPMYKDADEQDEDAGEETAHDQNHLHLHQTQQHKQKLPHHSPHKLLFHRLEQTPASSTGELDRSVTGSMVNSWGSASEDNLSSGRSSVVSTSDGSFFTDGDFSQAEGLRMCRYPEESGERPSSPMSTDSNMSPAMMQKRPRKCKQNQCLQPSYHPKDAFSDDLFMPLNFPGQLSHSDLRVRGATLPRMGSGEARGRRGSTGTHRVREAPFEEGESQDIHEILPRGKAGSKSKQHSGPAQSEANDSKVSIFMASEDVRIKHAVQMQSAGVDEFLRS